One region of Niallia sp. Man26 genomic DNA includes:
- a CDS encoding TetR/AcrR family transcriptional regulator, with protein sequence MVIIQSKKEEVKKQIEAAALKVFFNKGFLNAKMSDIAEEIQISVGNIYTYFKNKNDLFYSVVPPSLVDYLQKVLVESIHFDNQTLFDEARTEKRTDIFQKQINLLTQYHQQIVIIFEKNQGTEYSNAKNELIDLMMETKMPYVKSTYKRYEINSEDNFILLNILANSFVNMILDLLKREMSIESRQQIFEVLSIYRLHGLKSLNE encoded by the coding sequence GTGGTTATTATCCAGTCAAAAAAAGAGGAAGTAAAAAAACAAATCGAAGCTGCCGCCTTGAAAGTGTTTTTTAACAAAGGATTTTTGAATGCAAAAATGAGCGATATCGCTGAAGAAATTCAAATTTCAGTCGGAAATATTTATACGTATTTCAAAAATAAAAACGATTTGTTTTATTCGGTCGTTCCACCATCCTTAGTCGATTATTTGCAAAAGGTGTTAGTTGAAAGCATTCATTTTGATAACCAGACATTGTTTGATGAGGCGAGGACGGAGAAAAGGACAGATATTTTTCAAAAGCAGATTAATCTATTAACCCAATATCATCAGCAGATTGTGATTATTTTTGAAAAAAATCAAGGAACGGAATACAGCAATGCCAAAAACGAGCTGATTGATTTAATGATGGAAACTAAAATGCCGTACGTTAAGAGTACGTACAAAAGATATGAAATAAACAGTGAGGATAATTTTATTTTATTGAATATTCTCGCTAATAGTTTCGTCAACATGATTTTAGACTTATTAAAGAGAGAGATGAGCATAGAAAGCAGACAGCAGATATTTGAGGTGCTTAGCATATACAGGCTGCATGGACTCAAAAGCTTAAATGAATAA
- a CDS encoding Lrp/AsnC family transcriptional regulator produces the protein MKNTVKLDETDYKIMNLLFENARIPVSEIGRVISMTQPAVKERINKLEEQGVIAGYKAKFEPSKINKNILTFIMFKTSKCADFITYCEVAPEVVDLYRVSGEANYLLKVRTDSLDSLASFLDSLMRFGLSQPIIVMKSEFEEKISF, from the coding sequence ATGAAAAATACAGTAAAACTGGATGAAACAGATTATAAAATTATGAATTTATTATTTGAAAACGCAAGGATACCTGTCTCTGAAATCGGCAGAGTTATATCCATGACGCAGCCAGCTGTCAAAGAAAGAATTAATAAGCTTGAAGAGCAAGGGGTAATAGCTGGTTATAAAGCAAAGTTTGAACCTTCTAAAATTAATAAAAATATCTTAACGTTCATCATGTTTAAAACGAGCAAGTGCGCTGATTTTATCACATACTGTGAAGTGGCGCCTGAAGTAGTAGATTTATATCGTGTCAGTGGGGAAGCCAACTATTTACTAAAAGTAAGGACCGATTCACTTGATTCTCTTGCTTCATTTTTAGATTCTTTAATGAGATTTGGATTATCACAACCCATAATCGTTATGAAAAGTGAGTTTGAGGAAAAGATCTCTTTTTGA
- a CDS encoding SDR family oxidoreductase: MKNLQDKIALVTGASRGIGRAIAKRLADDGAIVAVHYGSNQKAADATVKEIIAAGGDAFSIPADLQSLHGVKKLLQQLDEKLLEKTSSVSFDILVNNAGIGTQGTIENTTEEIFDEIIDINIKAPFFLIQNAIPRLREKGRIINISSAEVRIGLTGSIAYGLSKGALNTMTLPLAKHLGERDITVNTIMPGYTKTDINSKLLDNPEIKKFATESSVFHRLGKVEDIADVVSFLASSDSRWITGQIIDASGGFSL; this comes from the coding sequence ATGAAGAATTTACAAGACAAAATAGCTTTAGTAACAGGTGCCAGCCGTGGAATTGGCCGTGCAATCGCCAAAAGGTTAGCAGATGACGGGGCCATCGTTGCTGTTCATTATGGAAGCAATCAAAAGGCTGCTGATGCTACGGTTAAGGAAATTATCGCTGCAGGCGGTGATGCTTTCTCCATTCCAGCTGATTTACAGTCTTTGCACGGAGTAAAAAAACTGCTGCAGCAATTAGATGAAAAGCTGTTAGAAAAAACTAGCTCCGTCTCATTTGATATATTAGTAAATAATGCAGGTATTGGAACGCAAGGAACCATTGAAAATACAACAGAAGAAATCTTCGATGAAATCATAGATATTAATATTAAAGCACCTTTTTTCCTCATACAGAATGCCATACCAAGACTAAGAGAAAAGGGACGCATCATTAACATTTCATCTGCAGAAGTACGGATTGGTTTAACAGGGTCGATTGCCTATGGTTTGAGTAAAGGAGCGCTTAACACGATGACACTTCCATTAGCAAAACACCTTGGTGAACGTGATATAACAGTTAATACTATTATGCCTGGGTATACAAAGACAGATATCAATTCCAAGCTGCTGGATAATCCGGAGATTAAAAAGTTCGCCACTGAATCCTCCGTATTCCACCGCTTAGGTAAAGTGGAAGATATTGCAGACGTTGTTTCATTTCTTGCTTCCTCTGACAGCCGTTGGATAACTGGCCAAATTATAGATGCTTCTGGAGGATTTAGTCTATAA